In the Brassica napus cultivar Da-Ae chromosome A7, Da-Ae, whole genome shotgun sequence genome, one interval contains:
- the LOC106358078 gene encoding 2,4-dichlorophenol 6-monooxygenase → MGLLGLIKMVSRISRNNSRARVYPARYFQSRDLSGSNFFHGKDAKLPVLIVGAGPVGLVLSILLTKLGVKCALVDKATCFSKHPQAHFINNRSMEIFRKLDGLAGEIERSQPPVDLWRKFIYCTSLSGSTLGTVDHMQPQDFEKVVSPASVAHFSQYKLTSLMLKRLENLGFNVQISKESDGLELDSDVTGKVLMGHECVAIDANKESVTATVAFLKGGKRMERNIQCSIVVGADGAGSAVRRLTNVEMRGERDLQKLISVHFMSRELGEYLINNRPGMLFFIFNTGGIGVLVAHDLLQGEFVLQIPYYPPQQSLSDFSPEMCKMLIFNLVGHELSDLNVADIKPWVMHAEVAEKFMCCENRVILAGDAAHRFPPAGGFGMNTGIQDAHNLAWKIAALVQGSAKSSILNTYETERRPIALFNTSLSIQNFRAAMSVPSALGLDPTIANSVHRFINKTVGSILPTGLQKAILDNVFAIGRAQLSESLLNESNPLGHQRLSRLKSIFEGGKSLQLQFPAEDLGFRYQEGGIVPDNESGAGDPEAPSGRRRDYVPCAEPGSRLPHMYVKVLSDSTREVIVSTLDLVSIDKVEFLLIISPLQESYELARATFEVAKEFKANVKVCVIWPSSSDDGAVRDSKSALAPCENVVDVMEVKEESGGEASWWSICKMTERGSILVRPDEHIAWRMKSSVPSEPTLHMRDVFNIILGKQ, encoded by the exons ATGGGATTACTTGGGCTGATCAAGATGGTTTCACGAATAAGCAGAAACAATTCGAGGGCCAGAGTGTACCCAGCGAGATACTTCCAAAGCAGGGACCTTTCAGGCTCAAACTTCTTTCACGGCAAAGATGCTAAGCTTCCTGTTCTGATCGTCGGTGCTGGACCGGTAGGCCTCGTTTTATCCATCCTTCTCACCAAACTAG GTGTGAAATGTGCTCTTGTTGATAAAGCCACATGCTTTTCTAAACATCCACAAGCTCATTTCATCAACAACCGGTCTATGGAG ATCTTTCGTAAATTGGATGGATTAGCTGGGGAGATTGAGAGATCACAGCCTCCTGTAGATTTGTGGAGGAAGTTTATATACTGTACGTCTCTCTCCGGTTCAACTCTAGGCACAGTGGACCACATGCAGCCTCAAG ATTTTGAGAAGGTTGTCAGCCCTGCTTCCGTTGCTCACTTCTCCCAGTACAAATTAACAAGTCTAATGCTTAAGCGGTTAGAAAACCTCGGCTTTAATGTTCAAATTTCCAAAGAATCGGATGGTCTTGAGCTTGACTCTGATGTTACGGGGAAAGTTCTTATGGGTCATGAGTGTGTGGCGATCGATGCTAACAAGGAAAGTGTTACTGCAACTGTTGCTTTTCTCAAAGGAGGCAAGCGTATGGAAAGAAACATCCAATGTAGTATAGTGGTTGGTGCTGATGGTGCTGGGAGTGCTGTGAGAAGGCTCACAAATGTAGAAATGCGAGGGGAAAGAGATTTGCAAAAGCTTATTAGTGTCCATTTCATGAGCAGGGAGCTCGGTGAGTACTTGATCAATAACAGACCAGGGAtgttgtttttcattttcaacaCCGGAGGGATAGGAGTTCTCGTTGCCCATGATCTTCTACAAGGAGAGTTTGTCTTACAG ATTCCATACTATCCTCCTCAGCAGAGTCTATCTGATTTCAGTCCAGAG ATGTGCAAAATGCTGATATTCAATTTGGTGGGACATGAGCTTTCAGACTTGAATGTAGCTGATATTAAGCCATGGGTCATGCATGCTGAAGTCGCCGAGAAATTCATGTGCTGTGAGAACAGAGTGATACTTGCTGGTGATGCTGCTCACAGGTTCCCACCTGCTGGAGGTTTTG GAATGAACACTGGAATACAAGATGCTCATAATCTTGCATGGAAAATAGCAGCTCTTGTTCAGGGCTCTGCAAAATCTTCGATCCTTAATACTTATGAAACAGAGCGTAGACCg ATTGCTCTTTTCAATACTTCACTCAGCATTCAGAACTTCAGAGCAGCTATGTCGGTTCCTTCAGCGTTAGGTCTTGACCCAACAATTGCAAACTCAG TTCATAGGTTTATAAACAAAACAGTCGGTTCCATCCTTCCAACTGGTCTGCAAAAGGCAATCTTGGATAATGTCTTTGCAATAGGTCGTGCACAGCTTTCGGAGTCTCTGTTGAATGAGAGCAATCCACTAGGGCACCAGAGACTTAGCAGACTAAAGAGTATATTTGAAGGAGGAAAAAGCCTTCAACTACAGTTTCCTGCAGAGGATCTTGGTTTCag GTACCAAGAGGGAGGCATTGTTCCTGATAATGAGTCTGGAGCTGGTGATCCTGAAGCACCAAGTGGTCGTAGAAGAGACTATGTTCCCTGTGCTGAACCAGGTTCAAGACTGCCCCATATGTATGTGAAAGTTCTGTCAGATTCCACAAGAGAAGTTATTGTTTCTACACTGGATCTTGTTTCCATTGACAAAGTGGAGTTTCTACTTATAATATCGCCTTTACAAGAGTCCTATGAGCTAGCTCGCGCTACATTCGAAGTCGCAAAAGAGTTTAAGGCTAATGTAAAGGTATGTGTAATCTGGCCTAGTAGCAGTGATGATGGTGCTGTAAGGGATAGCAAATCAGCATTAGCTCCATGTGAAAATGTTGTGGACGTAATGGAAGTTAAAGAAGAAAGTGGTGGAGAAGCTTCTTGGTGGAGTATTTGTAAGATGACAGAGAGAGGATCTATTTTGGTACGCCCGGATGAACACATTGCTTGGCGTATGAAGTCTAGTGTTCCTTCGGAACCTACTCTGCACATGAGAGATGTCTTCAACATCATACTTGGTAAACAATGA
- the LOC106358079 gene encoding uncharacterized membrane protein YuiD-like — MEDSSSTPTATSSTHYFSIFTNYPLISAFTAFAIAQFIKLFTSWYRERRWDLKQLLGSGGMPSSHSATVTALAVAIGLQEGFGGSHFAIALILASVVMYDATGVRLHAGRQAEVLNQIVFELPAEHPLAESRPLRELLGHTPPQVIAGGMLGTVTAVTGYLFTRIATS, encoded by the exons ATGGAGGATTCTTCTTCCACGCCTACTGCTACGTCTTCGACTCATTACTTCTCTATTTTCACGAACTACCCCCTCATCTCCGCCTTCACGGCATTCGCCATCGCTCAATTCATCAAACTCTTCACCTCCTG GTATAGGGAAAGGAGATGGGATCTCAAACAGCTTCTTGGGTCCGGAGGAATGCCTTCTTCTCACTCAGCTACCGTTACTGCTCTCGCTGTTGCTATTGGTTTACAGGAGGGCTTTGGTGGTTCCCATTTTGCTATTGCCTTGATCTTGGCTTCAGTT GTTATGTATGATGCTACTGGTGTGCGGTTACATGCGGGTCGCCAAGCTGAG GTTCTCAATCAGATTGTGTTCGAACTTCCTGCTGAACACCCACTCGCTGAAAGCAGACCATTGCGTGAACTTCTAGGTCACACCCCTCCCCAG GTAATTGCTGGTGGAATGCTTGGAACTGTTACAGCAGTCACTGGATACTTGTTTACCAGGATAGCTACTAGCTAA
- the LOC106358076 gene encoding 3-oxoacyl-[acyl-carrier-protein] reductase 4-like, translating to MATTVAATKLTSLKATAGKLGYREICQVRQWSPLKSAMPHFGMLRCATSTVVKAQAQSQATAVEQTTTEEEAVPKVESPVVVVTGASRGIGKAIALSLGKAGCKVLVNYARSAKEAEEVSKQIEEYGGEAITFGGDVSKEADVDAMMKTAVDKWGTIDVVVNNAGITRDTLLIRMKKSQWDEVIDLNLTGVFLCTQAATKIMMKKRKGRIINIASVVGLIGNIGQANYAAAKAGVIGFSKTAAREGASRNINVNVVCPGFIASDMTAKLGEDMEKKILGTIPLGRYGQPEDVAGLVEFLALSPAASYITGQTFTIDGGIAI from the exons ATGGCCACCACCGTCGCAGCAACGAAACTCACGTCCTTGAAAGCCACCGCCGGGAAGCTCGGTTACCGTGAGATCTGCCAGGTCCGGCAATGGTCTCCGCTTAAGTCTGCGATGCCTCATTTCGGTATGCTGCGATGTGCGACATCCACTG TTGTGAAAGCTCAAGCTCAATCTCAAGCCACGGCTGTTGAGCAAACAACgacagaagaagaagctgttccGAAAGTGGAATCTCCAGTTGTGGTTGTGACTGGTGCCTCTAGAGGCATTGGTAAAGCTATTGCTCTTTCCTTGGGCAAAGCTGGCTGTAAG GTCTTGGTGAACTATGCTAGGTCCGCAAAGGAAGCTGAAGAAGTTTCCAAACAG ATTGAAGAATATGGTGGCGAGGCTATTACTTTTGGAGGCGATGTCTCGAAAGAGGCTGATGTGGACGCCATGATGAAAACT GCTGTTGATAAATGGGGAACCATTGACGTCGTGGTTAACAATGCAG GAATTACCAGGGATACCTTGTTGATTCGAATGAAGAAATCTCAATGGGATGAAGTGATAGATTTGAATCTCACTGGAGTGTTTCTCTGTACCCAG GCAGCAACAAAGAtcatgatgaagaagagaaag GGAAGGATCATCAACATAGCGTCAGTTGTTGGTCTCATTGGTAATATTGGCCAAGCAAACTATGCTGCTGCAAAAGCTGGAGTTATTGGGTTTTCCAAGACTGCTGCCAGAGAGGGTGCAAGTAGGAATATAAAT GTGAATGTGGTTTGTCCTGGATTCATTGCATCTGACATGACTGCAAAGCTTGGAGAAGACATGGAAAAGAAAATCTTGGGAACAATCCCATTAG GACGATATGGACAACCAGAAGATGTAGCTGGCTTGGTAGAATTTTTGGCTCTGAGCCCGGCAGCGAGTTACATAACTGGACAG ACATTCACCATCGATGGAGGTATTGCCATCTAG
- the LOC106358074 gene encoding lysine histidine transporter 2 — translation MSKSEMSASEIAAAKQKKVDDWLPITSSRKAKWWYSAFHNVTAMVGAGVLSLPYAMSNLGWGPGVTLMILSWLITLYTLWQMVEMHEIVPGKRLDRYHELGQEAFGEKLGLWIVVPQQLIVEVGVDIVYMVTGGKSLKKVHELLCPDCKDIRTTFWIMIFASVHFVISHLPNFNSISGISLAAAVMSLTYSTIAWAASVHKGVKPDVDYSYRASTTPGKVFNFLNAMGDVAFAYAGHNVVLEIQATIPSTPEVPSKVPMWRGVVVAYIVVAICYFPVAFLGYWIFGNSVDDNILMTLEKPVWLVAMANLFVVVHVIGSYQIFAMPVFDMMETVLVKKLNFDPSFTLRFITRSLYVAFTMFIAICIPFFGGLLGFFGGFAFAPTTYYLPCIIWLILKKPKRFGLSWTINWFCIIVGVILTILAPIGGLRTIIINASTYKFFS, via the exons ATGAGTAAGAGCGAAATGTCAGCGAGCGAGATTGCTGCGGCGAAGCAGAAGAAAGTCGACGACTGGTTACCGATCACATCCTCAAGAAAGGCCAAGTGGTGGTACTCTGCTTTCCACAATGTTACTGCCATGGTTGGCGCTGGTGTTCTTAGCCTGCCCTACGCTATGTCCAATCTCGGATG GGGACCTGGCGTGACGTTGATGATATTGTCATGGTTGATAACTTTGTACACACTATGGCAAATGGTGGAGATGCACGAGATAGTACCAGGGAAGAGGCTTGACAGATATCACGAGCTTGGCCAAGAAGCTTTTGGCGAAAAGCTTGGTCTATGGATCGTTGTGCCTCAACAGCTCATCGTGGAGGTCGGTGTGGACATCGTTTATATGGTCACGGGAGGAAAGTCCCTCAAGAAAGTCCATGAACTCCTCTGCCCCGATTGCAAAGACATCAGAACCACATTTTGGATCATGATCTTTGCTTCTGTCCATTTCGTTATCTCTCACCTACCCAACTTCAACTCCATCTCGGGCATTTCACTCGCAGCTGCCGTTATGTCCTTAAC TTACTCAACTATCGCATGGGCTGCATCGGTGCACAAAGGGGTTAAACCAGATGTAGACTACTCGTATAGAGCCTCGACAACTCCTGGAAAAGTATTCAACTTCTTGAACGCGATGGGAGATGTGGCTTTTGCCTACGCAGGTCACAACGTCGTGTTGGAGATTCAGGCCACCATCCCTTCGACTCCGGAGGTGCCATCAAAGGTTCCAATGTGGAGAGGAGTCGTTGTAGCGTACATCGTAGTCGCCATTTGCTACTTCCCTGTAGCGTTCCTAGGCTATTGGATCTTTGGAAACAGCGTTGACGACAACATTCTCATGACTTTGGAGAAGCCAGTCTGGCTTGTCGCAATGGCTAACTTGTTTGTGGTCGTCCATGTCATTGGAAGCTATCAG ATCTTTGCAATGCCGGTGTTTGACATGATGGAAACCGTTTTGGTCAAGAAGCTGAATTTCGATCCTTCCTTCACACTCCGCTTCATCACTCGTAGTCTCTATGTTG CTTTCACTATGTTCATTGCAATATGTATCCCGTTCTTTGGTGGACTACTCGGTTTCTTTGGAGGATTTGCCTTCGCGCCAACAACTTACTAC CTTCCATGCATTATCTGGCTCATTCTCAAGAAACCAAAGAGGTTTGGTCTATCCTGGACGATTAATTGG TTCTGCATTATAGTAGGAGTTATATTGACGATCCTAGCACCCATTGGTGGCCTCAGAACCATCATTATCAATGCAAGCACCTACAAGTTCTTCTCTTAG
- the LOC125576126 gene encoding uncharacterized protein LOC125576126 gives MALKFDISKAFDKVEWGFIIAVMKRMGFSETWCRWILTCMSTVSYSVLVNGEPSKPIMPSRGIRQGDPISPYLYIICTEGLSSLIKNNIRSKHLHGYKASRGGPAISHLFFADDSLVFCKESESECQALMQALKEYQKALGQAVNFDKSAITFAKGIPQNTQENLMKITGIKKIGGFGKYLGLPEKIGRRRKDAFEYIKQRVMNKIDSWYNRFLTPAGREVLLKAVITALPTYAMSCFLLPKGLLNEITTSMRNFWWSGQKDRQKIPWISWKKITASKREGELGIRDMEMFNLALLAKQGWRIIKNPSSLMARVMKAKYFRHTDFLQAPNYKTSSYAWRSILQSRDLLQQGIKWIVGDGRRIRVWEDRWIHTQPARPALGSGMDTLPLLKVHDLMIEGTKNWNEQFIKSIIREEDARYILNTRVGSITCQDTPVWNFTRTGEYTVRSGYHLCNQVSNHQSSERQGSQNLTDDMKKTCSGIWTLDLPPKIKTFWWRTLHDGLPVAENLRKRNIKVDTTCQMCGEYPETQLHLLFHCKVTKEVWGLVPTGFGQLDGVRDDIYQNVNELISLVKKDKRELLNFFIGWRVWKKRNNLIFQQKRDHIVKVIHDAIRDLGQWEEANSSLKQQCAREERPKENPLQAQHTMPISAQYYCQVDASWRNDEEVAGVGWSLHSIQGNQLLQGSSSIHATNTPREAETEALRMAVRQVRALAFSKVHFISDCKSLMDELAQHLTGATIVKVRNTESFSMIQDIVEASKANGYTFSYMSRNRLSLVDKLAKNARCNKQNYVITWV, from the coding sequence ATGGCCCTCAAATTTGATATTTCAAAAGCTTTTGACAAAGTTGAGTGGGGGTTTATCATTGCAGTGATGAAGCGGATGGGTTTCTCCGAGACATGGTGCAGATGGATCCTCACGTGTATGTCAACGGTTTCTTACTCGGTCTTGGTGAATGGAGAACCCTCGAAGCCTATTATGCCCTCTAGAGGGATAAGACAAGGTGATCCTATATCACcttacttatatataatttgtactGAAGGTTTATCTTCCTTGATAAAGAACAATATTAGATCGAAGCATCTCCATGGATACAAAGCATCAAGAGGAGGTCCGGCTATTTCCCATTTATTCTTTGCTGATGACTCATTGGTTTTTTGCAAAGAATCGGAAAGTGAATGTCAGGCCCTAATGCAAGCGCTCAAGGAGTATCAAAAGGCATTAGGACAAGCGGTTAATTTTGACAAATCGGCTATTACATTTGCAAAAGGTATTCCTCAAAACACTCAAGAAAACCTTATGAAGATAACAGGAATAAAAAAGATAGGAGGTTTTGGGAAATATCTAGGACTCCCTGAGAAAATAGGTAGGAGGAGAAAGGATGCTTTTGAGTACATTAAGCAAAGAGTAATGAATAAGATAGATAGCTGGTACAATAGATTCCTAACTCCAGCAGGAAGAGAGGTGTTATTGAAAGCAGTAATTACGGCATTGCCAACTTATGCAATGTCTTGTTTCCTTCTTCCGAAGGGGCTGCTAAATGAAATTACCACTAGTATGAGGAATTTTTGGTGGTCGGGGCAGAAAGATAGACAAAAAATTCCTTGGATTAGTTGGAAAAAGATCACTGCCTCAAAACGAGAAGGGGAGTTAGGAATAAGAGATATGGAGATGTTTAATCTAGCTCTGTTAGCTAAGCAGGGGTGGAGAATCATTAAAAATCCTTCTTCCTTAATGGCCAGAGTAATGAAAGCTAAATATTTCAGGCATACAGATTTCTTACAAGCTCCCAACTATAAAACATCAAGCTACGCTTGGCGCAGCATACTACAATCAAGAGATTTACTCCAGCAAGGAATCAAATGGATAGTGGGAGATGGAAGGAGAATAAGAGTATGGGAGGATAGATGGATTCACACTCAACCTGCTAGGCCAGCTTTAGGATCAGGTATGGATACTCTCCCGCTTTTAAAGGTTCATGATCTGATGATTGAAGGAACTAAGAATTGGAACGAGCAGTTTATTAAGAGCATCATAAGAGAAGAGGATGCTCGTTATATTCTCAATACAAGAGTGGGTTCAATAACATGTCAGGATACTCCAGTGTGGAACTTCACAAGAACAGGGGAGTACACTGTCAGGTCAGGTTACCATTTGTGCAATCAAGTTTCGAACCATCAGAGCTCTGAAAGACAAGGAAGTCAGAATCTAACAGATGATATGAAGAAAACTTGCTCAGGTATATGGACATTAGATTTACCtccaaaaattaaaactttctgGTGGAGAACACTGCATGATGGATTACCTGTAGCTGAGAACTTAAGGAAACGGAACATAAAGGTAGATACTACTTGTCAGATGTGCGGAGAATATCCTGAAACACAGCTCCATTTATTGTTTCACTGCAAAGTGACAAAGGAAGTATGGGGCCTAGTTCCTACAGGTTTTGGCCAGCTTGATGGAGTTAGAGATGATATCTATCAGAACGTAAACGAACTTATCTCATTGGTAAAAAAGGACAAAAGAGAACTCCTTAATTTCTTTATTGGATGGAGAGtttggaagaagagaaacaacTTAATCTTCCAACAGAAGAGAGACCACATTGTGAAAGTAATTCATGATGCAATAAGAGATCTTGGCCAATGGGAGGAGGCAAATTCTTCTCTCAAACAGCAGTGTGCAAGAGAGGAGAGACCAAAAGAAAATCCCCTGCAAGCTCAGCACACAATGCCAATAAGTGCTCAATATTATTGTCAGGTTGACGCTTCCTGGAGAAATGATGAAGAAGTAGCAGGTGTTGGTTGGTCCCTACATAGCATACAAGGCAACCAACTACTTCAAGGTTCTTCTTCCATCCATGCAACAAACACTCCAAGAGAAGCAGAGACAGAAGCATTGCGCATGGCAGTTAGACAGGTTAGAGCACTTGCTTTTAGTAAAGTTCACTTTATAAGTGACTGTAAGTCCCTTATGGATGAGTTGGCTCAGCACTTAACAGGAGCAACCATCGTCAAAGTCCGTAACACGGAGAGTTTCTCCATGATACAGGACATTGTGGAAGCTTCCAAAGCAAATGGCTATACTTTTTCTTATATGTCTAGGAATAGATTAAGCTTAGTAGATAAACTTGCCAAAAATGCTAGATGTAATAAACAAAACTATGTAATAACTTGGGTTTAA